From one Musa acuminata AAA Group cultivar baxijiao chromosome BXJ2-6, Cavendish_Baxijiao_AAA, whole genome shotgun sequence genomic stretch:
- the LOC135614140 gene encoding large ribosomal subunit protein eL42, producing MVNVPKTKKTYCKNKACRKHTLHKVTQYKKGKDSLSVQGKRRYDRKQSGYGGQTKPVFHKKAKTTKKIVLKLQCQSCKHYSQHPIKRCKHFEIGGDKKGKGTSLF from the exons ATG GTGAATGTTCCAAAGAcaaagaagacctattgtaagaaCAAGGCATGCAGGAAGCATACTCTTCATAAGGTTACACAATACAAGAAGGGGAAAGATAGTCTTTCCGTTCAAGGGAAGCGTCGTTACGACAGGAAACAGTCAGGTTATGGTGGACAGACGAAACCTGTTTTCCACAAGAAG GCAAAAACGACAAAGAAAATTGTGTTGAAGCTGCAATGCCAGAGTTGCAAGCATTACTCACAGCATCCCATAAAG AGATGCAAACATTTTGAGATTGGTGGAGACAAAAAGGGCAAGGGTACGTCCCTCTTCTGA
- the LOC103986569 gene encoding probable LRR receptor-like serine/threonine-protein kinase At5g45780 isoform X1, with the protein MEHYSLLLLLFFSFLFWVHMVRSSDPLLSPKGVNYEVAALMSVKSRMRDEAGVMDGWDINSVDPCTWFMVGCSSDGFVISLCALLSRCCCLFLFPLNLGFFIYWRWVNREMASNSLSGTLSPSIGNLSHLQTLLLQNNKILGTVPPEIGKLSQLKTLDISSNQFTGEIPKSLGLLTQLVYLRLNRNNLSGQIPEAVANLSGLLFLDVSYNNLTGPTPKILAKDYSVAGNIFLCNTSLLHGCADVPVQFNETKTSGQTNNHQLAVAIPLSVGCTLVLSLLLLVFWLCCCKWSMHFAADDLDYEFEMGHLRRFSYRELQAATENFNAKNILGQGGFGVVYKGHLRNGTMVAVKRLKDPNFTGEVQFQTEVEMIGLALHRNLLRLYGFCMTSNERLLVYPFMPNGSVADRLRDRCQSKPSLDWNKRMRIAIGAARGLLYLHEQCNPKIIHRDVKAANILLDESFEAVVGDFGLAKLLDRRESHVTTAVRGTVGHIAPEYLSTGQSSEKTDVYGFGILLLELITGQKTMSSGNGNVQKGMILDWVKTLHEEERVHEMVDRDLNGSFSAAQLENAVDVVLLCTQSNPSLRPKMSEVVKALESIARPAEQTEESNGETIYGRSCSFSRSFDGANEASSFIIEAIELSGPR; encoded by the exons ATGGAGCACTATTCTCTGCTACTGCTgcttttcttctccttcttgttTTGGGTCCATATGGTGCGTTCCTCGGACCCTCTTCTTTCTCCCAAAGGCGTCAACTACGAAG TGGCGGCTCTGATGTCCGTGAAGAGTCGGATGAGGGATGAGGCCGGGGTGATGGACGGGTGGGATATCAATTCGGTGGACCCTTGCACATGGTTCATGGTCGGCTGCTCCTCCGACGGATTCGTCATCTCCCTGTGCGCATTACTCtcccgctgctgctgcctctTTCTTTTTCCCCTTAACTTGGGGTTCTTTATTTACTGGCGTTGGGTGAACAGGGAAATGGCGAGCAATAGTTTGTCTGGGACTCTGTCTCCAAGCATTGGCAACCTAAGTCACTTGCAAACCCT GCTATTGCAAAATAACAAAATTTTAGGTACTGTTCCTCCAGAAATAGGGAAGTTGTCACAGCTGAAGACTCTTGATATTTCCAGTAACCAGTTTACTGGGGAAATTCCAAAGTCGCTTGGGCTTCTGACTCAATTAGTTTACTT GCGTCTCAACAGGAACAATTTGTCTGGTCAGATTCCTGAGGCTGTTGCTAATCTTTCAGGTCTTTTGTTCTT AGATGTCTCATATAATAATCTCACTGGACCAACTCCAAAGATCCTTGCAAAAGATTACAG TGTTGCAGGTAATATTTTTCTTTGCAACACATCTCTCTTACATGGTTGTGCAGATGTACCCGTACAATTCAATG AAACTAAAACTTCAGGACAAACAAACAACCATCAGTTAGCAGTTGCGATTCCTCTAAGTGTTGGTTGTACCTTAGTACTGTCGTTGCTGCTACTTGTTTTCtggttatgttgctgcaaatggaGTATGCACTTTGCAGCTGACG ATCTGGACTATGAGTTTGAAATGGGCCACTTGAGGAGATTTTCATATCGTGAACTTCAAGCTGCAACAGAAAATTTTAATGCTAAAAATATATTAGGACAGGGTGGATTTGGAGTTGTTTATAAAGGCCATCTTAGAAATGGAACCATGGTGGCAGTGAAAAGATTGAAAGATCCCAACTTTACTGGAGAAGTCCAGTTCCAAACAGAAGTTGAGATGATTGGCCTAGCTTTGCACAGGAACTTACTACGTCTATATGGTTTTTGCATGACCTCAAATGAGAGACTGCTTGTTTATCCTTTTATGCCAAATGGGAGTGTCGCTGATCGTTTAAGAG ATCGTTGTCAAAGTAAACCATCCTTGGACTGGAACAAGCGCATGCGAATTGCAATTGGAGCTGCTAGGGGTCTTTTATATTTGCACGAACAGTGCAATCCAAAAATCATTCACAGGGATGTTAAAGCTGCAAATATTTTACTTGATGAAAGCTTTGAAGCAGTTGTTGGGGACTTTGGATTGGCAAAACTGCTTGATAGAAGGGAATCTCATGTCACAACTGCTGTCCGTGGCACCGTAGGACACATTGCTCCAGAGTATCTTTCTACCGGACAGTCCTCAGAGAAGACCGATGTGTATGGATTTGGCATCTTGTTATTGGAGTTGATAACAGGACAAAAGACCATGAGCTCTGGAAATGGTAATGTCCAGAAAGGAATGATCCTCGACTGG GTCAAGACCTTACATGAGGAGGAGAGAGTCCATGAAATGGTTGATAGGGATCTTAATGGTTCCTTTAGTGCAGCTCAACTGGAAAATGCTGTTGATGTTGTTCTTCTCTGCACTCAGTCTAATCCCAGCCTCCGGCCGAAGATGTCTGAAGTTGTTAAGGCACTTGAATCCATTGCCAGGCCAGCTGAACAAACTGAAGAATCGAACGGCGAAACAATTTACGGGAGGTCTTGCAGTTTCTCAAGAAGTTTTGATGGTGCTAATGAAGCATCTTCTTTCATCATCGAGGCGATAGAGCTCTCAGGACCCAGATGA
- the LOC103986739 gene encoding glutamate receptor 3.5-like, with translation MVSVPLLALCFSVSLVGTVAGSGNIASWPSAVNVGALFTFDSTIGRAAKLAIELAVEDVNSSPSVLAGTRLNLYAQDTYCSGFFGIIESLQLIEKNVVAIIGPQSSGIAHVVSHVANELHVPLLSFAATDPALSSLEHSYFIRMTQSDYFQMNAVADLVGNYGWREVTAIFTDDDFGRGGIDALGDALAKRHTKISYKAAIPPNADESAIDDLLVRVNFMESRIYVVHVNPDSGFKVFSIAKYRGMMATGYVWITSDWLTSVLDSFGSPKPDTMDLIQGVIALRQHVPDSDVKQSFISRWSDMRRRGNTTSSLNTYALYAYDSVWLVAHAIDQLLKGGQTFNFSDDPKLQDANGSSLHLTAIKNFNTGDNLLHELLLTKFTGLTGQVQFDSDGNLIHPAYDILNIGGTGFRRIGFWSNYSGLSVIAPESLYSKRPNTSDGSQQLYSVIWPGETMTTPRGWVFPNSGKSLRIGVPYRTSFTEFVSKDNGPDSVKGYCIDVFKAAVNLLPYPVPLSFILFGNGSKNPSYDELVEKVHENYFDAAVGDISIVTNRTRIVDFTQPYTQSGLVIVAPAKEQHSNAWAFLKPFDTTMWCATGAFFLFVGLVVWILEHRLNQDFRGSPKQQIATIFWFSLSTMFFAHRETTVSTLGRFVLIVWMFVVLIINSSYTANLTSILTVQQLSSRIAGIDTLMSGSDPIGYQVGSFSKNYMIEELNIDESRLVPLNDPDEYARALDLGPRGGGVAAIVDELPYIEVFLSDNCKYITVGPEFTKSGWGFAFPRDSPLALDLSTAILTLSENGDLQRIHDKWLTQNGCTSQDSDTDSNQLSFASFWGLFLICGLACLMAVMIFFLKTLYQYRKFSTQAKVGCSESETSVECTSYIKELFSFVDTKEEDVKKIMKSKSSEKQQQNQQDSDGQSM, from the exons ATGGTCTCGGTTCCTCTGTTGGCTCTGTGTTTCTCCGTTAGCCTGGTTGGGACCGTGGCTGGCAGCGGCAACATCGCCTCTTGGCCGAGTGCTGTCAACGTAGGGGCTCTTTTCACCTTCGATTCGACGATAGGGAGGGCGGCGAAGCTGGCCATCGAGCTGGCCGTCGAGGATGTCAACAGCAGCCCGAGCGTTCTCGCTGGGACGAGGCTCAACTTGTATGCGCAGGACACCTACTGCAGTGGGTTTTTTGGGATTATAGAAA GCTTGCAGCTGATAGAGAAAAATGTGGTGGCCATCATTGGTCCACAGTCCTCTGGGATTGCCCATGTCGTCTCTCATGTTGCAAACGAACTCCATGTGCCACTTCTCTCATTTGCAGCTACGGACCCAGCCCTTTCTTCTCTCGAGCATTCTTATTTTATACGCATGACTCAAAGTGACTATTTCCAGATGAATGCCGTAGCTGATTTGGTTGGAAACTATGGTTGGAGAGAGGTCACTGCGATCTTCACAGATGATGACTTCGGGAGAGGTGGAATAGATGCTTTGGGTGACGCACTTGCGAAGAGACACACTAAGATCTCCTACAAAGCTGCCATCCCTCCTAATGCCGACGAAAGTGCTATTGATGATTTGTTGGTGAGAGTAAACTTCATGGAGTCTCGAATTTATGTCGTTCATGTGAACCCTGATTCTGGTTTTAAAGTTTTCTCCATTGCAAAATATCGTGGTATGATGGCTACTGGTTACGTATGGATCACATCAGATTGGCTTACTTCTGTTTTAGATTCATTTGGTTCCCCCAAACCTGATACCATGGACCTTATCCAAGGGGTCATTGCTCTTCGTCAGCATGTCCCAGATTCTGATGTCAAGCAATCATTTATATCAAGATGGAGTGATATGCGTCGGAGAGGTAATACCACTTCAAGCTTGAACACATATGCATTGTATGCTTATGATTCAGTTTGGTTAGTTGCCCATGCTATCGACCAGCTCCTCAAAGGAGGACAGACATTTAATTTCTCTGATGATCCTAAGTTGCAAGATGCAAATGGAAGTTCACTGCATTTGACTGCAATTAAGAACTTCAACACCGGGGACAATTTGCTTCATGAGCTGCTGCTGACAAAGTTTACAGGCCTGACTGGTCAAGTTCAGTTCGATTCAGATGGCAACTTAATCCATCCAGCCTATGATATCCTTAATATTGGAGGGACAGGTTTCAGGAGAATAGGATTTTGGTCCAATTATTCGGGTCTTTCAGTTATTGCTCCAGAAAGTTTGTACAGTAAACGACCAAACACTTCCGACGGTAGTCAGCAGCTTTATAGTGTCATTTGGCCTGGAGAAACTATGACAACGCCTCGTGGTTGGGTGTTTCCCAACAGTGGAAAGTCTCTAAGAATTGGAGTTCCTTACAGAACAAGCTTTACAGAATTTGTATCTAAAGATAACGGCCCTGACAGTGTGAAGGGATACTGTATTGATGTGTTTAAAGCTGCAGTCAACTTGTTGCCTTATCCAGTTCCATTGTCATTCATTCTGTTTGGAAATGGTTCTAAGAATCCAAGCTACGATGAATTGGTGGAGAAAGTTCATGAAAAT TACTTTGATGCAGCTGTGGGGGACATATCTATCGTGACAAATCGAACGAGGATCGTTGATTTTACGCAGCCATACACACAGTCAGGGCTTGTCATTGTTGCACCTGCCAAAGAGCAACACTCAAATGCTTGGGCTTTCCTAAAACCTTTCGACACTACAATGTGGTGCGCCACAGGAGCTTTCTTCCTTTTTGTGGGTTTAGTTGTTTGGATTCTTGAGCATCGTCTGAATCAAGATTTTCGTGGGTCTCCAAAGCAACAAATTGCAACAATTTTTTG GTTTAGTTTATCGACGATGTTCTTTGCTCACA GAGAAACCACTGTGAGCACCCTTGGACGGTTCGTGCTGATTGTATGGATGTTCGTGGTCTTGATTATCAATTCGAGCTACACCGCAAACCTGACATCAATTCTTACTGTTCAGCAGCTCTCGTCGAGGATTGCAGGCATTGATACTTTAATGTCAGGTTCCGACCCAATTGGATACCAAGTTGGTTCGTTTTCAAAAAACTATATGATCGAAGAGCTCAACATAGATGAGTCCAGATTGGTGCCACTTAATGATCCTGACGAATATGCAAGGGCACTTGACCTTGGGCCACGAGGTGGGGGCGTAGCAGCAATCGTCGACGAGCTTCCATACATTGAAGTTTTCTTGTCTGATAATTGCAAATACATCACAGTTGGTCCGGAGTTCACTAAAAGTGGATGGGGATTT GCATTCCCAAGAGACTCTCCTCTTGCGCTGGACTTGTCGACCGCCATTCTAACACTGTCAGAGAATGGCGATCTGCAAAGGATCCACGACAAATGGTTGACACAGAACGGATGCACTTCTCAGGACAGTGACACTGATTCAAACCAGCTAAGCTTTGCCAGCTTCTGGGGCCTTTTTCTCATCTGCGGTCTTGCTTGTTTGATGGCTGTCATGATCTTCTTCCTGAAGACACTCTATCAGTATCGCAAATTTAGTACTCAAGCTAAAGTTGGGTGTTCTGAATCCGAGACGAGCGTCGAATGTACAAGTTATATTAAGGAGTTGTTTTCTTTTGTCGATACAAAGGAAGAAGACGTCAAGAAAATTATGAAGAGTAAATCGAGTGAGAAACAACAACAAAATCAGCAAGATTCTGATGGACAATCCATGTAA
- the LOC135614139 gene encoding probable dolichyl-diphosphooligosaccharide--protein glycosyltransferase subunit 3: MAASQMPMATSLLILLLVMLGGAASSPSGEDLVAELETLRSQSPSGVIHLDDRLVSRFLTSAAAPRPYSLLIFFDAAQLRSKPELHLPHLHSEFALLSASFAAHHRKDDASSSSSSTHRLFFCDVEFGESQHSFALFGVSSLPHARLVPASARSLRDDSIPMDQSDFSRGAESMADFVEAKAKIPLGGPILRPPPISPRQALFLLAALLISAPFLIRRVLAGDTLIHDRRLWMALALFVYFFGVSGTMHNIIRNMPMFLPDRSNPDRLIFFFQGSGMQLGAEGFAVGFLYMVVGLVLAFATHALAGWKSVSAQRGFMLVGMLVAYWAVSKVIYLDNWKTGYSIHAFWPNSWR; the protein is encoded by the coding sequence ATGGCGGCTTCCCAGATGCCGATGGCCACCTCCCTCCTCATCCTCCTGCTGGTGATGCTGGGCGGCGCCGCCTCTTCCCCGTCGGGCGAGGATCTGGTTGCGGAGTTGGAGACCCTCCGATCGCAATCGCCCTCCGGCGTGATCCACCTCGACGACCGCTTGGTTTCGCGCTTCCTAACCTCCGCCGCCGCCCCCCGCCCTTACTCCCTTCTCATCTTCTTCGACGCCGCCCAGCTCCGCTCTAAGCCCGAACTCCACCTCCCCCACCTCCACTCCGAGTTCGCCCTCCTCTCCGCCTCCTTCGCCGCCCATCACCGCAAAGATgacgcctcttcctcctcctctagtACCCACCGCCTCTTCTTCTGCGACGTCGAGTTTGGGGAGTCGCAGCACTCCTTCGCCCTCTTCGGAGTCTCCAGCCTCCCCCACGCCCGCCTCGTCCCCGCCTCTGCCCGCTCCCTCCGCGATGATTCCATCCCCATGGACCAGTCCGACTTCTCCCGCGGCGCAGAGTCCATGGCCGACTTCGTCGAGGCGAAAGCCAAGATCCCCCTCGGCGGACCCATCCTCCGTCCGCCCCCCATCTCCCCCCGCCAGGCTCTCTTCCTCCTCGCCGCCCTCCTCATATCTGCTCCCTTCCTTATCCGCCGCGTCCTCGCTGGCGACACCCTCATCCACGACCGCCGCCTGTGGATGGCCCTTGCCCTCTTCGTCTACTTCTTCGGCGTCTCCGGCACGATGCACAACATCATTCGCAACATGCCCATGTTCTTGCCGGACCGCAGCAACCCCGACcggctcatcttcttcttccaggGATCTGGGATGCAGCTTGGCGCCGAAGGCTTTGCGGTCGGGTTCTTATACATGGTTGTAGGGCTGGTGCTAGCTTTTGCGACACACGCGCTGGCCGGATGGAAGAGCGTATCCGCACAGAGGGGGTTCATGCTCGTTGGCATGCTGGTGGCGTACTGGGCTGTGAGCAAGGTGATCTATTTGGATAACTGGAAGACTGGCTACAGCATCCACGCCTTTTGGCCAAATAGTTGGAGGTGA
- the LOC103986569 gene encoding probable LRR receptor-like serine/threonine-protein kinase At5g45780 isoform X2, whose translation MEHYSLLLLLFFSFLFWVHMVRSSDPLLSPKGVNYEVAALMSVKSRMRDEAGVMDGWDINSVDPCTWFMVGCSSDGFVISLEMASNSLSGTLSPSIGNLSHLQTLLLQNNKILGTVPPEIGKLSQLKTLDISSNQFTGEIPKSLGLLTQLVYLRLNRNNLSGQIPEAVANLSGLLFLDVSYNNLTGPTPKILAKDYSVAGNIFLCNTSLLHGCADVPVQFNETKTSGQTNNHQLAVAIPLSVGCTLVLSLLLLVFWLCCCKWSMHFAADDLDYEFEMGHLRRFSYRELQAATENFNAKNILGQGGFGVVYKGHLRNGTMVAVKRLKDPNFTGEVQFQTEVEMIGLALHRNLLRLYGFCMTSNERLLVYPFMPNGSVADRLRDRCQSKPSLDWNKRMRIAIGAARGLLYLHEQCNPKIIHRDVKAANILLDESFEAVVGDFGLAKLLDRRESHVTTAVRGTVGHIAPEYLSTGQSSEKTDVYGFGILLLELITGQKTMSSGNGNVQKGMILDWVKTLHEEERVHEMVDRDLNGSFSAAQLENAVDVVLLCTQSNPSLRPKMSEVVKALESIARPAEQTEESNGETIYGRSCSFSRSFDGANEASSFIIEAIELSGPR comes from the exons ATGGAGCACTATTCTCTGCTACTGCTgcttttcttctccttcttgttTTGGGTCCATATGGTGCGTTCCTCGGACCCTCTTCTTTCTCCCAAAGGCGTCAACTACGAAG TGGCGGCTCTGATGTCCGTGAAGAGTCGGATGAGGGATGAGGCCGGGGTGATGGACGGGTGGGATATCAATTCGGTGGACCCTTGCACATGGTTCATGGTCGGCTGCTCCTCCGACGGATTCGTCATCTCCCT GGAAATGGCGAGCAATAGTTTGTCTGGGACTCTGTCTCCAAGCATTGGCAACCTAAGTCACTTGCAAACCCT GCTATTGCAAAATAACAAAATTTTAGGTACTGTTCCTCCAGAAATAGGGAAGTTGTCACAGCTGAAGACTCTTGATATTTCCAGTAACCAGTTTACTGGGGAAATTCCAAAGTCGCTTGGGCTTCTGACTCAATTAGTTTACTT GCGTCTCAACAGGAACAATTTGTCTGGTCAGATTCCTGAGGCTGTTGCTAATCTTTCAGGTCTTTTGTTCTT AGATGTCTCATATAATAATCTCACTGGACCAACTCCAAAGATCCTTGCAAAAGATTACAG TGTTGCAGGTAATATTTTTCTTTGCAACACATCTCTCTTACATGGTTGTGCAGATGTACCCGTACAATTCAATG AAACTAAAACTTCAGGACAAACAAACAACCATCAGTTAGCAGTTGCGATTCCTCTAAGTGTTGGTTGTACCTTAGTACTGTCGTTGCTGCTACTTGTTTTCtggttatgttgctgcaaatggaGTATGCACTTTGCAGCTGACG ATCTGGACTATGAGTTTGAAATGGGCCACTTGAGGAGATTTTCATATCGTGAACTTCAAGCTGCAACAGAAAATTTTAATGCTAAAAATATATTAGGACAGGGTGGATTTGGAGTTGTTTATAAAGGCCATCTTAGAAATGGAACCATGGTGGCAGTGAAAAGATTGAAAGATCCCAACTTTACTGGAGAAGTCCAGTTCCAAACAGAAGTTGAGATGATTGGCCTAGCTTTGCACAGGAACTTACTACGTCTATATGGTTTTTGCATGACCTCAAATGAGAGACTGCTTGTTTATCCTTTTATGCCAAATGGGAGTGTCGCTGATCGTTTAAGAG ATCGTTGTCAAAGTAAACCATCCTTGGACTGGAACAAGCGCATGCGAATTGCAATTGGAGCTGCTAGGGGTCTTTTATATTTGCACGAACAGTGCAATCCAAAAATCATTCACAGGGATGTTAAAGCTGCAAATATTTTACTTGATGAAAGCTTTGAAGCAGTTGTTGGGGACTTTGGATTGGCAAAACTGCTTGATAGAAGGGAATCTCATGTCACAACTGCTGTCCGTGGCACCGTAGGACACATTGCTCCAGAGTATCTTTCTACCGGACAGTCCTCAGAGAAGACCGATGTGTATGGATTTGGCATCTTGTTATTGGAGTTGATAACAGGACAAAAGACCATGAGCTCTGGAAATGGTAATGTCCAGAAAGGAATGATCCTCGACTGG GTCAAGACCTTACATGAGGAGGAGAGAGTCCATGAAATGGTTGATAGGGATCTTAATGGTTCCTTTAGTGCAGCTCAACTGGAAAATGCTGTTGATGTTGTTCTTCTCTGCACTCAGTCTAATCCCAGCCTCCGGCCGAAGATGTCTGAAGTTGTTAAGGCACTTGAATCCATTGCCAGGCCAGCTGAACAAACTGAAGAATCGAACGGCGAAACAATTTACGGGAGGTCTTGCAGTTTCTCAAGAAGTTTTGATGGTGCTAATGAAGCATCTTCTTTCATCATCGAGGCGATAGAGCTCTCAGGACCCAGATGA
- the LOC135614138 gene encoding septum-promoting GTP-binding protein 1-like, whose amino-acid sequence MTRLGWARFLGIAFLRRFLRAVWDHLLYCSSLGGRGRYRRLKACVPPSHLVAEKDGKPTAAVGRAALCADDEGDSDLVTLKIGLLGDRHTGKTSFLIKYVGDLEEQRELHTAGLNTMDKVLFVWGARIAFSIWDVGGDDQFLDRVPAACQDAVAILVLFDLTNRSTLNNAIGWYQRARKWNKTAIPILIGTKFDDFAQLPVEMQWTIVNQARAYARAMKATLFFSSATHNINVNKIFKFVAAKLFNLPWSLERNLTIGEPIIDF is encoded by the exons ATGACCCGCCTCGGCTGGGCTCGCTTCCTCGGGATCGCCTTCCTCCGCCGCTTCCTCCGCGCCGTCTGGGACCACCTTCTGTACTGCTCCTCGCTCGGCGGCCGCGGCCGGTACCGCCGGCTCAAGGCGTGCGTCCCGCCATCTCATCTCGTGGCGGAGAAGGACGGGAAGCCGACCGCCGCCGTGGGGCGTGCGGCGCTGTGCGCGGACGATGAGGGGGATTCTGACCTGGTGACCTtgaagatcggcctccttggtgaCCGCCACACGGGGAAAACTAGCTTCCTG ATCAAGTATGTGGGGGATCTGGAGGAACAGAGGGAGCTGCACACGGCAGGATTGAATACGATGGACAAGGTTCTATTTGTTTGGGGAGCGAGGATTGCGTTCAGCATTTGGGATGTTGGAG GTGATGACCAATTTCTCGACCGCGTTCCTGCAGCTTGTCAAGATGCTGTGGCAATTCTTGTATTGTTTGATCTCACCAATCGTTCTACCCTAAACAA TGCCATTGGCTGGTACCAAAGGGCAAGAAAATGGAATAAG ACGGCGATTCCTATCTTAATAGGTACCAAATTTGATGACTTTGCCCAGCTTCCTGTTGAAATGCAATGGACGATCGTGAATCAG GCGAGAGCATATGCAAGAGCGATGAAAGCAACGCTATTTTTTTCAAGTGCTACTCACAACATAAATGTGAACAAGATTTTCAAGTTTGTGGCAGCCAAGCTCTTCAATTTGCCATGGTCGCTGGAAAGAAATCTGACTATTGGAGAGCCTATTATTGACTTTTAG